The Manihot esculenta cultivar AM560-2 chromosome 8, M.esculenta_v8, whole genome shotgun sequence genomic interval CACACGACAAGTCGTTTAGAAAACCTTTTCTTTTCTAGTAAGTTGTAGGACATGCTTGGGTGCGTTTTCTAGCGTTCCCACCCCCACCCCCCGGCCCCCCGGTCTAAACTACTCGCACGTGACCGCGTTTACTTTTacagtaattttaaataaaaaagaatattagtttaaaataattaatttaatttgatagtcATAATgtttgtattaaaaaaaattctggcATTGGCGTATCATTCTAATTCAACTAGGAATTGCATTTGAAAAAATTGGATGCGTATTTTAGTGTCTGAGATACCCTGTTGGTAATCAGTTCAAATCATCATCAAATAAATCTGCAGCCATGTTCATGAACCTAATTGTCATCATATGAATCTTAAATACTATGCATAAATCATGAGCACCAAAGCTAAAATCAAATCCAAACTCCCCTTCGTTTCAAACTCCCATCTATCCAAACATATCTCAAAATCAAATATATAAGAATGACTGCAATTTAAAGCACTAATATAAGCTAACACAACTGCATATGTGTTTGTAATTCCATAATGAACATCTCAACTAAGACTGAAGGTATATGAACAAAACATTGTAAACAAGCTTCAGCATGATATATTCCAAATTCTATGAAGCTAAAACCCAAAAGGGCAGTCAAGTTACACTAAATCTTCAGGTTGTTGCATCAGCCAATTACGGACTTCAATTGTGAGAAACTACATGAGCACATGAAAAAGATAACTTTGAGAAACTAATACTATCCATGCTGTATACAAAATTTACAACTGACATCAGTATTTCTTTGTACAGTGCAAAAAAAGGCACTTCTCTCCCTTATAAGAGAGGATCAAAACATTATCAGATTTGTCGCTGTCCCAACAACAAAAGGTTCCATCAATAATCGAGTCAAGAAGTAAAAGAAGACACCCAATGCTATAGAAATAGGGAGAGCCGGTAAAGCCTGGCGGCACACTGACAACAAAATAAGTGTGCACCCAAGTCCTGACATAATTGCAAGGTAGCATGCATATACTGTCATGAGATCATACATTGCAGCCCTACCCACAAGAACACTGTAGAAAATAAAATCTCCAAGACCGAGTTTTATACCTCTACTGGCAACCACAGGGTTTTCAGAAGCATCCCTCCCTGCCTGCTCCCCCTCATTCCCAAATCCCAGGATATCAACCAGAGGAGACCTTTCCTCATCCACAACAATTTCAGACTCCTGGTTACCAACCACAGTTGAATACTCTGATGATTCGCTGGTGGATGAGCTCCTGACCAACAGCGACCTCTCTGAATTCTCTCTATTTCCTACACCTTCCATATTCCCAAAATTCTGAACTGGAGTGACAGCATATTCAGCGTTAACACGATCATCATTCTCATTCAGATTCATACTGTGATTTGACATTGTTTGCATCTCCACCAACCCTGAATTTGAAACTCCTCCAATCAAAAGGTCCAAACTCCGACCATGGTTATTCATGTTTTGTGAAACTGCAGGCCGAGCCTCATAAACCAGTGCTGGAAGTTCTTCATCTCGAGTCTGGGCCAATTCCACTAGCAGCTTAAGTGGCCCACCAGGTGCCAAAACTGCCACCAAATCATATAATGCCAATGCCACCAGTAGAACCCATGTAGTCCACTCTGGTAACTTGGTAAACCAAGCTGCCACAAATATCCCCAGAGCTACCATATATCCTTGCCTCAGAAAAATCGGTATCCCACCAGAAAACACCGATAATACACCCacaattgtaaaattaaataacataatGAAACAAGTAATGGAATCAACAGGAACTGAGAAATGCTGAATCAGTGACAAAAAAATTGAGCCCCCCATTGAACCTAGGAAATAACAAAGACGCTTAAGTTAAAAGAGCATACTTAAAAAGTAACCACCAATAGttaactaaaagaaaaaagctACAAAAATGCATCCAAAAGTAACAGAAAATTGTAATGAAGTCCATGCACGGTGAAATTTGCGCAAGCACACATGCACAATtgcaatatattaaaaaatgacaTGCAATCCAGTCAATGAGCATTGAAAGATAGAattatcataaaacaatcaaacAGGAGTATCATGCTAACATGAAAAATGTATCTCACAAACATAAATTGGAGAAAAAAGCAGAAAACATATCATTCAATTATCATAAGAACTCTGCTCCATAAATTTAATAAGATCAAAATGCCCGTCACTAGTCCAAGAACAGCTACAGCCTAGTAACGCAAGTCATAAAGTGTCGGAAAGTTGGACTAGGAGCTAATTTCTTTCAGGAAAATTACTACTACACCGGACTTAAAATGATGGGATGCAGTTCAGCATCATAACAAAACCAAAGAAATGAAATTCAATGGCCATATAAATTTTTGTTCCAGAAAACCTGAATCATTAAAGCAAATCATCAGACCACGTACCCAACCCGAAAAACCACAAACCACATTAGGAAATTCAAAAGGCACCAGCAACCACAAAAACGGTACAATGAGAGCAGGTGAATCAATCACACACAGAGAGGTGCTACATCAATTTAGAAAGCTATGCAATGAAGTCAACTGCTCAATGGGCATCCCAAAATATAGAACAGTAAATTCCAAAAGCAATATATggtaaattacaaaaaaaaaaaacaaaagaggcTGATTTAGGAAATGTACCTAGCACGAAAAAGGTCGAGAAACGCACGTAATTCTTCAagaagttgttgaacttgtaGTAGTACAAGAGAACCAGAATAAAAGTGAAGACGGCAATGACAATCACAAACACAAGCGCATTAAGGAGCGCACCTTCCAGTTTCTGGGCAGCGGAGTCGGAGGGGTTCTCGACGTAGACGAGGTTGGCAGCAGTGCGGATCGGGGGACCCGAGGCAGCATCAGAAAAAGGGTTTGATGGGGAGAGAGAATAGACAATGAGAACCACCAAAAGCATACAAATTGACACTGG includes:
- the LOC110619927 gene encoding presenilin-like protein At1g08700 encodes the protein MESSILESIGVELIGVMSPVSICMLLVVLIVYSLSPSNPFSDAASGPPIRTAANLVYVENPSDSAAQKLEGALLNALVFVIVIAVFTFILVLLYYYKFNNFLKNYVRFSTFFVLGSMGGSIFLSLIQHFSVPVDSITCFIMLFNFTIVGVLSVFSGGIPIFLRQGYMVALGIFVAAWFTKLPEWTTWVLLVALALYDLVAVLAPGGPLKLLVELAQTRDEELPALVYEARPAVSQNMNNHGRSLDLLIGGVSNSGLVEMQTMSNHSMNLNENDDRVNAEYAVTPVQNFGNMEGVGNRENSERSLLVRSSSTSESSEYSTVVGNQESEIVVDEERSPLVDILGFGNEGEQAGRDASENPVVASRGIKLGLGDFIFYSVLVGRAAMYDLMTVYACYLAIMSGLGCTLILLSVCRQALPALPISIALGVFFYFLTRLLMEPFVVGTATNLIMF